In Zingiber officinale cultivar Zhangliang chromosome 6A, Zo_v1.1, whole genome shotgun sequence, a single genomic region encodes these proteins:
- the LOC121998563 gene encoding anthocyanidin 3-O-glucosyltransferase 2-like: MAQARVAILPLPSAGHLKSTLEMANLLHRYHFSVTVLVVPVPNYPVGDYIATIAASGLDIDFWHIQAVDPPKCADGLEDFITAYMEKQNHHIKSALHDLLRSDDAPLAALIVDLFATGAIDVAAELGVPCYVYFATNAAFLALMLYLPTLEEKFPEEFEEMEEEVRVPGVCPIPPISMPSPFMRKKSGRYTCFVHHGRRYSELKGILVNTFTDLEPATLRALEEGLCAPGRRTPPVYPVGPLIAREEGEKSRHHECVAWLDGQPTRSVVFLCFGSRGCFSAAQVGEIAAGLERSGCRFLWALRVASEEVVLGMRKPADAKLEEVLPEGFLERTKARGMVWPSWAPQAEILAHRAAGGFVTHCGWNSCLESLQCGVPLLGWPLYAEQHSNAVVMAEEMGVALQLKVERANDNFVKAEELERGVRALMGESEEGRRVRAKAEEMMAAAKKAWEQGGSSSVNMEALVKELLAK; encoded by the coding sequence ATGGCTCAAGCCAGAGTGGCGATCCTTCCGCTCCCCTCCGCCGGCCACCTCAAGTCCACGCTTGAGATGGCCAACCTCCTCCACCGCTACCACTTCTCCGTCACCGTCCTCGTCGTCCCTGTCCCCAACTATCCCGTCGGCGACTATATCGCCACCATCGCCGCCTCCGGCCTCGACATCGACTTCTGGCATATCCAGGCCGTCGATCCGCCCAAGTGTGCCGACGGACTAGAGGATTTCATCACCGCCTACATGGAGAAGCAAAACCACCATATCAAATCCGCCCTCCATGACCTCTTGCGCTCCGACGACGCCCCTTTAGCCGCTTTAATCGTTGACTTATTTGCCACCGGAGCGATCGACGTTGCCGCCGAGCTCGGTGTCCCTTGCTATGTCTACTTCGCCACCAACGCAGCCTTCCTTGCTCTTATGCTCTATCTCCCAACCCTCGAGGAGAAATTCCCCGAGGAGTTCGaggagatggaagaagaggtGAGGGTACCGGGCGTGTGCCCCATCCCGCCGATCTCGATGCCGTCGCCCTTCATGAGGAAGAAGAGCGGGAGGTACACTTGCTTCGTCCACCATGGCCGGCGCTACTCCGAGCTTAAAGGCATCTTGGTCAACACATTCACGGATCTTGAGCCGGCGACGCTGCGGGCGCTGGAAGAGGGTCTCTGCGCGCCCGGCCGTCGGACCCCTCCGGTGTATCCAGTCGGCCCGCTGATCGCGCGCGAGGAGGGCGAGAAAAGTCGGCACCACGAGTGCGTCGCGTGGCTCGACGGGCAGCCGACACGCTCGGTGGTGTTCCTCTGCTTCGGGAGCAGAGGCTGCTTCAGCGCTGCGCAGGTGGGGGAGATAGCGGCGGGGCTGGAGCGTAGCGGGTGCCGGTTCTTGTGGGCGCTGCGGGTGGCGTCGGAGGAGGTGGTGCTCGGGATGCGGAAGCCGGCGGATGCGAAGCTGGAAGAGGTGCTGCCGGAGGGATTTCTGGAGAGGACGAAGGCGAGGGGGATGGTATGGCCGTCGTGGGCGCCGCAAGCGGAGATACTAGCTCACCGGGCGGCGGGGGGATTCGTGACGCACTGCGGGTGGAACTCGTGCCTGGAGAGCCTGCAGTGCGGGGTCCCCCTGCTGGGGTGGCCGCTGTACGCGGAGCAGCATTCGAACGCGGTGGTGATGGCGGAGGAGATGGGGGTGGCGCTGCAGCTGAAGGTGGAGAGGGCGAATGATAACTTTGTGAAGGCGGAGGAGTTGGAGAGGGGAGTGAGGGCGTTAATGGGGGAGAGCGAGGAAGGAAGGAGAGTGAGGGCCAAGGCCGAAGAGATGATGGCGGCGGCTAAGAAGGCATGGGAACAAGGTGGATCTTCCTCAGTAAACATGGAAGCCCTGGTGAAGGAGCTGCTCGCCAAATGA